A single Stutzerimonas stutzeri DNA region contains:
- a CDS encoding BMP family ABC transporter substrate-binding protein produces the protein MSDLDRRKFLRLASIIGIAAAMPFSIARAADKPLVVGFVYVGARDDFGYNQAHAQAARIIRSMPNVTVVEEENVPETSAVQQAMEAMIRQDGAELIFATSFGYFDPHVLRVAQRYPEVRFAHCGGLWDASKHPENVGSFFGYIDEGQYLNGVVAGHMSKSKRLGFIAAKPVAQVLRNINAFTLGARSVDPEITTTVIFTGDWSLPVREAEAANGLIDQGCDVLTCHVDGPKVIVETAERRGVMSCGYHASQAALAPNGYLTGAEWNWETPYRAHVEAAQKGQTMNNFMRGGLAEGFVKTSDYGANVSAAAREHADQIKAAMIAGEFTLFKGPLNDNKGNVVLAEGESLGQTDVVLEQMDYLVEGVRGDI, from the coding sequence ATGTCAGATCTCGACCGTCGTAAATTCCTTAGGCTCGCCAGTATTATCGGTATTGCTGCTGCGATGCCCTTCAGCATTGCCCGCGCGGCGGACAAACCTCTTGTAGTCGGCTTCGTGTACGTCGGGGCGCGTGATGACTTCGGTTACAACCAGGCCCATGCCCAAGCTGCGCGCATCATTCGCAGCATGCCCAACGTCACGGTCGTCGAGGAAGAGAATGTACCCGAGACGTCTGCCGTGCAGCAGGCAATGGAGGCCATGATCCGTCAGGACGGTGCGGAACTGATCTTCGCTACCTCCTTCGGTTATTTCGATCCCCACGTGTTGAGGGTAGCCCAGCGGTACCCAGAGGTACGTTTTGCCCACTGCGGCGGATTGTGGGATGCCAGCAAACACCCGGAGAACGTGGGCAGCTTCTTTGGCTATATCGACGAGGGTCAGTACCTCAACGGTGTGGTGGCCGGCCACATGAGCAAATCCAAGCGCCTCGGTTTCATCGCCGCCAAACCCGTTGCCCAAGTGTTGCGTAATATCAATGCGTTCACCCTCGGCGCGCGCTCGGTGGATCCGGAAATCACCACGACCGTAATATTTACCGGGGACTGGTCGCTGCCGGTGCGCGAGGCGGAAGCCGCCAACGGCCTGATCGACCAGGGCTGTGACGTGCTGACCTGTCACGTCGATGGCCCCAAGGTCATCGTTGAAACGGCCGAGCGTCGAGGCGTAATGAGCTGTGGTTACCATGCCAGCCAGGCGGCTCTGGCACCCAACGGTTATCTGACCGGTGCCGAATGGAACTGGGAAACACCGTATCGCGCACACGTCGAAGCGGCTCAGAAGGGCCAGACCATGAACAACTTCATGCGCGGCGGCCTGGCAGAAGGGTTCGTCAAGACCTCGGATTACGGTGCCAACGTCAGTGCCGCAGCCCGTGAGCACGCAGATCAGATCAAGGCAGCGATGATTGCTGGTGAGTTCACGCTGTTCAAGGGACCGCTGAACGACAATAAGGGCAACGTGGTCCTGGCCGAGGGCGAGTCGCTGGGTCAGACCGACGTGGTGCTGGAGCAGATGGACTACCTCGTCGAAGGCGTGCGCGGCGATATCTGA
- a CDS encoding AMP-binding protein, with amino-acid sequence MRDYAIAANAFDYDQTVSAILSGDLSAMNACIECCDRHADSNRIALIWEGRDGQRATWTFGQLKDAAARFANLLDSLGIKPGDTVAGLLPRTPELLVTILGTWRLGAIYQPLFTAFGPKAVEHRIRESGARMVVTDTTNSEKLDAIEAAPRRLVVGNGPDGFWTQVNRQPNVFEPVLLSGESPFLAMFTSGTTGPAKQLHVPLKAIVAFVTYMRDAVDLRPEDNFWNIADPGWAYGLYYAVTGPLAMGHSTLFYEGSFTVDSTCRVVSEYGITNMAGSPTAFRLLLAARSEVESAIKGRLRAVSSAGEPLTPEVIRWFSSGLGCTIHDHYGQTELGMVLCNHHALRHSVSIGTAGYAMPGHRVVVLDDQQRELEPGKPGMLALDRRRSPLLWFAGYVGTRTKAFVGDYYLSGDTVELNDDGSISFVGRADDVITTSGYRVGPFDVESALVEHPAVIEAAVIGKPDPERTELVKAFVVLHGSQVGDTALAEQLQRHVRERLSAHAYPREIEFVAELPKTPSGKIQRFLLRDREKAAQQPSAAEHS; translated from the coding sequence ATGCGCGACTATGCGATTGCGGCCAATGCGTTCGACTACGACCAGACGGTATCGGCGATCCTCTCAGGCGACCTGTCAGCCATGAATGCCTGTATCGAGTGCTGCGACCGCCACGCGGATTCGAACAGGATCGCCCTGATCTGGGAGGGCCGCGACGGCCAGCGCGCCACCTGGACGTTCGGGCAGCTCAAGGACGCCGCGGCGCGTTTTGCCAATCTGCTGGACAGTCTCGGGATAAAGCCGGGCGATACCGTTGCCGGCTTGCTGCCGCGCACGCCCGAACTGCTGGTCACCATCCTCGGGACCTGGCGCCTGGGTGCGATCTACCAGCCACTGTTCACGGCCTTCGGGCCCAAGGCGGTCGAGCATCGAATCCGGGAGTCCGGCGCCAGGATGGTGGTTACCGACACGACCAACAGCGAGAAGCTGGACGCCATCGAGGCGGCGCCCAGGCGCCTGGTGGTCGGCAACGGTCCCGATGGTTTCTGGACGCAGGTGAACCGTCAGCCGAATGTATTCGAGCCCGTGCTGCTCAGTGGCGAGTCGCCTTTTCTGGCGATGTTCACCTCAGGCACCACCGGACCCGCGAAACAGTTGCACGTGCCGCTCAAGGCCATCGTGGCATTCGTCACTTACATGCGGGACGCAGTGGACCTTCGGCCCGAAGACAACTTCTGGAACATCGCCGATCCGGGCTGGGCGTATGGCCTGTACTACGCTGTCACCGGGCCGCTGGCCATGGGGCACAGCACGCTGTTCTACGAAGGCAGTTTCACGGTGGACAGTACCTGCCGTGTGGTGAGCGAGTACGGCATCACCAACATGGCAGGGTCGCCGACCGCATTCCGCTTGCTGCTGGCGGCCCGCAGCGAGGTGGAAAGCGCGATCAAGGGACGTCTGCGCGCCGTGAGCAGCGCGGGCGAACCGCTCACGCCCGAGGTTATCCGCTGGTTCAGCAGCGGCCTTGGCTGCACGATCCATGATCATTATGGCCAGACCGAACTCGGCATGGTGCTCTGTAACCATCACGCATTGCGCCATAGCGTCAGTATCGGAACGGCCGGATATGCCATGCCAGGGCATCGGGTCGTGGTCCTGGATGACCAGCAACGCGAGCTGGAGCCAGGCAAACCGGGCATGCTGGCGCTGGACCGTCGACGTTCGCCGTTGCTCTGGTTCGCGGGCTATGTGGGGACGCGGACCAAGGCGTTTGTCGGCGACTATTACCTGAGCGGCGACACGGTGGAGTTGAACGATGACGGTAGCATCAGCTTCGTGGGCCGCGCCGACGATGTCATCACGACGTCCGGTTACCGCGTCGGGCCGTTCGATGTCGAGAGCGCACTCGTGGAGCATCCTGCCGTGATCGAAGCGGCCGTGATCGGCAAGCCTGACCCCGAACGCACCGAGCTGGTGAAGGCCTTCGTGGTGCTGCATGGCAGTCAGGTGGGCGACACGGCGCTGGCTGAACAGCTGCAACGGCATGTACGTGAACGCCTGTCCGCCCATGCCTACCCGCGCGAGATCGAGTTCGTCGCCGAGCTTCCCAAGACCCCGAGCGGCAAGATTCAGCGGTTTCTTCTGCGTGATCGGGAAAAGGCGGCTCAACAGCCATCAGCGGCGGAGCACTCGTAG